The DNA window CCGATTTTAGCCAGGTCGATGAGCAGATCGTTGCTGCTGAGCTCAATCTCGGGAACAAGATCAAGCTGATGCTTCTGGAACATGCTGTGGAGAAATTCACTGGTGGTACTTTTCCGATCCAGCATCAGAATGGGATAGGACTGAAGCTCTTTCAGCGTGATAATTCTGTCTTTCAGCGGGAAGTAGTCCTCATTTGCCACAAACACGTCTGAAAATTCATGGATGACCTGAATATTCTGCGTGTTGGACAGACCGGAGTTGGGGTAATTGGTGATAATGAAATCTACCTGTCCGTTTTCAAGGAGACGGGCGCATTCGATGGAAGTGCGGTTTGTGACCTTGATGTGGATATTCGGATACATTTTGTGAAATTCATTTAAAAATGGTACCAGAAAATAGCGGCAGATCGTGTCGCTGGCTCCGATACGGAGCTGTCCGCCGTTCAGTGTATTTGCTTCCAGGAGCTGGTTTTCCCCTTTTTTAATCAGGTTCATCGCAGGTTCTATATGTTTTAACAGGATCTCACCCTCGGGTGTCAGCTGGACACGCTTCGTACTTCTGATAAAAAGCGTCTGGTTCAGCTTCTTTTCCAGAACTTTGATGGACTGGCTGACCGCAGACTGAGAGATGAAGAGCTGCTTTGAGGCTTCCGAAAAGCTGAGGGTGGAAGCAACGTGGTAAAAAACCTTATATAATTCATAATTGATATCCATTTATTAGTCCCCCTTATAATGCTGTATAGAGTTTAGCACAGGTTCGAGGGGAAGTAAAGGGGAGGAGGAGCATTCAGCCCTGGCTCAGGTGACATACGGAGGGGGAGGAAATTTTGGGGAGAAAACATGGGAAGAAAAACTTGAGGAAGGAATACTTTATGATAGCACAGAGGGGCGGCAGATGGATACTGTGAAATTATGGAAGAGCAGTGAAATGGTGGAATAAAAGCAGAGGGGTGGTTTCAGACCGGGGTGGATTTTAATATGGGGGAATACGGGAAAATGCAGAAACGACAAGGAGGGAGAGTGGAAAAGGCGAAGGCTGCAGGAGATATTTTTAAGGGACTGTGGCGGGAGGCGGCAGCAGGAGAAAAAATTATATTGTTGACTTTTTAACAGTACTTTGTTATTCTTTACAAGTTGGTTAGGAATAACTAACTTTTGCGTGGAATAGAGGAGAAGATAAACGAATAGAGCGCGAAAGAGAAAAGGAAAGGAGGATGATGTTGGAATATATCTGGATTAACCCGGTAACGGAGAGCATGTATGAGGAGACTGTGCTGGAACGTTTTCTGGAACGGAGGGGGATGGTCCGGGTGAGGTGCACAACGGACTGGGGAAGTATTGTGAGAGAAAAGTATAAAAGGCTTGTGGAATTGAGCGAAGTAACGATAGCCGACGCTCGCTGCCCGATGGCCTGCGGGCTGGTAAAGGAAGCGCAGAGTAAGCGGAGGCAGGGGGAGAAAATGGGCGGAGGGACAGGGATGAAGGTGGCGGATATTGAGCCTATTCTGATTCACTGTGCCAGGGAAATCAGCGGCCGTGAAGAGTTTGGAGATGGAGAAAAGATCATTACGACTCCATGCCGTTCTCTTGCGGACATGGGAAATTCCCTGGGACTTAGACATACACGTTTTGTGACATGGAATGAATTTCTTGAGGAGATCGGAGAACGGCCGGAAGGACAGCTGCCGGAGGCAAGTCCGATCCCGCTCGGATTTTTCAGCGGTTTGGAGGGAAACGTTGAAAGTCTGACGGGAAAGGAAATCATAGAGAATTATATAGAACACCCGGGCGGCGGGGAAACTGCCCTCGTGGAGATGTTGTATTGTGACAGGGGATGCCACAACGGGGACGGCGTGGTAAGAAAAGTGCGTGAGAAAGAAGAAATGAAAGAAGATGTAAAAAACATCTGTAAAGAGGATACGGAGATTTCAAAAGGAGAGTGAAATGCATGAAAGATAGGGCGAAAAATGCACTGGCTGCTGCGGCGGGAATTTTAGCGCTCCTGCTTCTCTGGGACGCCGTGTGCAGGACGGGGCTGCTTAGCTCTTACGTGCTTCCTCCGCCTTCCAGGGTATTGCAGGGCTTTTACAAGATGCTGTTAAATGGGGAACTGCGGGAGGACATTGCGGTCAGCTTTATCCGCGTTATGAAAGGATTTTCCATTGCATTTCTGCTGGCTTTTTTACTTGGGATGGTGCGGGCGATGCTGCCTGGCTCCGGCAGGTACTACGAGTATATTGTGCAGTTTTTCCGCAATGTGCCGCCGCTCAGCATGATACCGCTTTTGATTCTCTGGTGCGGCATCGGGGAAACCACGAAGACCGTTATTATCGTACTGGCCTCCTTTTTCCCGATGTATTTAAGTATTGTCAAGGGATTTACCGGGTGTGACAGGAAACTCCTGGAGGTCGGGGATATGTTCGGTTATTCCCGGGGACGTAAATTTCTGAGGATCGTGTTTCCCCATGCCTCGGCCGATATCCTGGTCGGCATGCGGGTCGGCCTGGGCTATAGCTGGCGGGCCATTATCGGCGCGGAGATGGTTGCGGCTTCCACCGGGCTGGGGCATATGATCCTGTTTGCCCAGCAGATGTCCAGGACGGACAAGGTGATCGTGGGAATTCTGGTGATCGGGGCGGTGGGGTATGTGACCGACCGGCTTTTTGCCTTTGTAATCAGTAAATTTTTGAAAGGATCCTATGACAATGGCTGGAATTGAACTGATTGACGTACATAAACAATATCTGGTGGAAGACAGGGCCGTCCGGGTCCTGAACGGCGTCAGCCTGAAAATACCGGAAAAAAAGATTACCGTCATCCTGGGGCGGAGCGGCTGCGGAAAGACGACGCTTCTGCGCCTGACCGGAGGCCTGGAAGAGGCGGACCAGGGTGAGATAAGATATGGGGAATCCCACAGGACGGCGTTCGTCTTTCAGGAACCCAGGCTCATGCCCTGGCTTACGGTGCAGAACAATATAACGTTTGGGCTTAGGAAAAAGGAAAAGGACAGGAAAAAGACGGAGGACATCATCGCCTCGGTCGGCCTTACGGGGTTTGAAAAAGCGTATCCGGCCCAGCTGTCGGGAGGAATGCAGCAGAGAACCGCGATTGCCAGGGCCCTTGCATATGAACCATCCTTCATTATGATGGACGAGCCCTTTGCAGCCCTCGACTACTTTACCAGGGAACAGATGCAGAAAGAGCTTCTGCGGGTCCAGAAAAATAAGAAGAGCAGTATTCTGTTTGTAACCCACAGCATCGATGAGGCTCTGATCTTGGGAGATGAGATCGTGATCATCGAAAAAGGACTTGTAAAGGCCCGGTGCACGATCCCTGAAACGGCAGGAGAACGGAACCTTTTAGACGATTCATTTATTTCCCTGAAAAGAGAAATTATCAATAACCTAAACACAGAAGAAACAGGAGGAAACTGATTTATGAGACGATTTATGGCATTGGGACTTGCAGTATGCATGGGAGCGATGGGGCTGGCCGGCTGCGCAAAAGCGGATACCGGCTCCGCAAAGGAAACGGCGCAGGCCGGCACACAGGCAAATCAAAGTTCATCGGAGGAAAGCCAGGCGGCAAATGCAGACTCGGGACTTGACAAACTGGTGCTCACCTATGTGACGTCCCCTCTCAATATCCCTACCATCGTTGAGAAGCATGAAACTATTTTTGCCGACAGTTTTAAAGATATGGGAATCACGGTGGAGTATGCGGAGATTAATTCCGGCGCGGATCAGACACAGGCCCTGGCATCCGGCGACGTACAGATTCTCTACGCGGTCGGCGCCACCTCGGTGGTACTCTCTGCCGCAAACGGGGCCGATATCAAGGTTCTCAACATGTACAGCCGCTCGCCCGAGGCCTTCCGTCTCTATTCGAAAGATGAGGACATAAGCACGCCGGAGAGCCTGAAGGGAAAGACGGTAGCGGGGCCTGCGGGAACCAACCTGCATGAACTTCTCGTATCTTACCTGGCTTCCGGAGGACTGACGATTGACGATGTCAACTATGTGAACATGTCCATCCCCGACGCCAAGGCAGGCCTGGACGGAGGCAGCGTTGACGCGGCTCTGGTTGCAGGCGCTGCGGCTTATCAGGCGGATCAGCAGGGATACAATCTCGTAACCGACGGCGATGGCCTTATCAAAGCCATCATTGCCGTAGCGGTAAGGGCAGACTTCTACGAACAGCACAGGGATGTCATCGGCCGCTTTATGGAGGCTCAGCAGAAAATAGCCGCATTCATCGCAGAAAACCAGGACGAGGCTCTTAAAATAGCGGCCCAGGAACTGGACCTGGACGAA is part of the [Clostridium] symbiosum genome and encodes:
- a CDS encoding LysR family transcriptional regulator, which gives rise to MDINYELYKVFYHVASTLSFSEASKQLFISQSAVSQSIKVLEKKLNQTLFIRSTKRVQLTPEGEILLKHIEPAMNLIKKGENQLLEANTLNGGQLRIGASDTICRYFLVPFLNEFHKMYPNIHIKVTNRTSIECARLLENGQVDFIITNYPNSGLSNTQNIQVIHEFSDVFVANEDYFPLKDRIITLKELQSYPILMLDRKSTTSEFLHSMFQKHQLDLVPEIELSSNDLLIDLAKIGLGIAFVPDFCIPQQDDNFFILNLEEILPRRQLVVVHNETIPISQAARQFIELLEERADAGKEKPIE
- a CDS encoding ABC transporter permease, encoding MKDRAKNALAAAAGILALLLLWDAVCRTGLLSSYVLPPPSRVLQGFYKMLLNGELREDIAVSFIRVMKGFSIAFLLAFLLGMVRAMLPGSGRYYEYIVQFFRNVPPLSMIPLLILWCGIGETTKTVIIVLASFFPMYLSIVKGFTGCDRKLLEVGDMFGYSRGRKFLRIVFPHASADILVGMRVGLGYSWRAIIGAEMVAASTGLGHMILFAQQMSRTDKVIVGILVIGAVGYVTDRLFAFVISKFLKGSYDNGWN
- a CDS encoding ABC transporter ATP-binding protein, with amino-acid sequence MAGIELIDVHKQYLVEDRAVRVLNGVSLKIPEKKITVILGRSGCGKTTLLRLTGGLEEADQGEIRYGESHRTAFVFQEPRLMPWLTVQNNITFGLRKKEKDRKKTEDIIASVGLTGFEKAYPAQLSGGMQQRTAIARALAYEPSFIMMDEPFAALDYFTREQMQKELLRVQKNKKSSILFVTHSIDEALILGDEIVIIEKGLVKARCTIPETAGERNLLDDSFISLKREIINNLNTEETGGN
- a CDS encoding ABC transporter substrate-binding protein; the encoded protein is MRRFMALGLAVCMGAMGLAGCAKADTGSAKETAQAGTQANQSSSEESQAANADSGLDKLVLTYVTSPLNIPTIVEKHETIFADSFKDMGITVEYAEINSGADQTQALASGDVQILYAVGATSVVLSAANGADIKVLNMYSRSPEAFRLYSKDEDISTPESLKGKTVAGPAGTNLHELLVSYLASGGLTIDDVNYVNMSIPDAKAGLDGGSVDAALVAGAAAYQADQQGYNLVTDGDGLIKAIIAVAVRADFYEQHRDVIGRFMEAQQKIAAFIAENQDEALKIAAQELDLDEEAAREMYEYYDFSMEISDEDREGFQKTADFMLEAGMIEEPLDVSTLFLQ